Proteins encoded within one genomic window of Myxococcus virescens:
- a CDS encoding LLM class flavin-dependent oxidoreductase translates to MIPFSVLDLSPVTQGSTAADALRNTLDLARHAEDWGFKRFWLAEHHNMTGIASAATSVVIGYVAGGTKRIRVGSGGVMLPNHAPLIIAEQFGTLETLYPGRIDLGLGRAPGTDMLTARALRRDLAASADTFPQDVVELKSYFEPTEPGQLIQAVPGAGLKVPIWLLGSSLFSAQLAAMLGMPFAFASHFAPDALLQALDIYRERFKPSESLERPYAMACVNVFAADTDVEAQRLFTSVQQQFIRLRRGTPGQLPPPVDDIDSVASPLDRASADHALKYSIIGAPDTVQQGLAAFIRLTGVDELMVTGMVYDHAARLRSFELTAQAHQRLAEAEAAQPA, encoded by the coding sequence ATGATTCCTTTCTCCGTCCTCGACCTCTCGCCCGTCACGCAGGGCTCCACCGCGGCCGACGCGCTCCGGAACACGCTGGACCTGGCACGGCACGCGGAGGACTGGGGCTTCAAGCGCTTCTGGCTGGCCGAGCACCACAACATGACGGGTATCGCCAGCGCGGCGACGTCCGTGGTCATCGGCTACGTGGCCGGGGGGACGAAGCGCATCCGGGTGGGTTCGGGCGGCGTCATGCTGCCGAATCACGCGCCGCTGATCATCGCGGAGCAGTTCGGCACGCTGGAGACGCTCTACCCGGGGCGCATCGACCTGGGGCTCGGCCGGGCGCCGGGCACGGACATGCTGACAGCGCGCGCCCTGCGGCGGGACCTGGCGGCGAGCGCGGACACCTTTCCCCAGGACGTCGTGGAGCTGAAGTCGTACTTCGAGCCCACCGAGCCGGGGCAGCTCATCCAGGCGGTGCCGGGCGCGGGCTTGAAGGTGCCCATCTGGCTGCTCGGCTCCAGCCTGTTCAGCGCGCAGCTCGCGGCGATGCTGGGCATGCCGTTCGCCTTCGCCTCCCACTTCGCGCCCGATGCCCTGCTTCAGGCCCTGGACATCTACCGGGAGCGCTTCAAGCCGTCCGAGTCGCTCGAGCGGCCCTACGCCATGGCCTGCGTGAATGTCTTCGCGGCGGATACGGATGTGGAGGCGCAGCGCCTCTTCACGTCCGTGCAGCAACAGTTCATCCGCCTGCGCCGCGGCACGCCCGGTCAGCTCCCGCCTCCGGTGGATGACATCGACTCCGTGGCTTCGCCCCTGGACCGCGCGAGCGCCGACCACGCGTTGAAGTACTCCATCATCGGCGCGCCTGACACCGTTCAGCAGGGCCTGGCCGCGTTCATTCGGCTCACGGGAGTCGATGAGCTGATGGTGACGGGCATGGTCTACGACCACGCCGCGCGGCTGCGCTCCTTCGAGCTGACTGCGCAGGCGCACCAGCGGCTCGCCGAGGCAGAAGCGGCGCAGCCAGCCTGA
- a CDS encoding di-heme oxidoredictase family protein yields MRRRLYLLGIPVGAIAIAAVWASTHRLPRPLELGALPATTEPGEELSGGLGSVPDPGRNAFGRAPMNMPRTRWEDFHAGKRVFGRDWTDVDGPIQVGPLFNAPSCMTCHVKDGRGQPPASPSETPVSLAFQLSGPDGRGPHPVYGAQLDVRHVDGTGAEGSVEVTYEEVTGRFASGETYVLHRPRYRFTQLSKGPLGEETRFSPRVAPANFGLGLLEAIPEAAVLAHEDSEDRDQNGISGRANRVRDAATGQTRMGRFGWKANQPTLHQQVAHALVTDMGLTTELYPREQGREASEAAPPEVSPKELDALLIYARLVAVPKRRDWEAADVLRGKAVFGAIGCAGCHVATVFETEGVPGFPELSGQRIRPYTDLLLHDMGEGLADDRPDGLATGTEWRTPPLWGVGLVKAVNGHTRFLHDGRARDLEEAVLWHGGEAAPAQERYTRLPLLDRQALLAFLNSL; encoded by the coding sequence ATGCGCAGGCGGCTGTACCTTCTAGGCATTCCCGTCGGAGCCATCGCTATCGCCGCTGTCTGGGCGAGCACGCACCGGCTGCCCCGGCCTCTCGAGCTGGGCGCACTGCCCGCCACGACGGAGCCTGGAGAGGAGCTGTCTGGCGGACTGGGCTCCGTGCCGGACCCGGGACGCAACGCCTTCGGCCGCGCTCCCATGAACATGCCGCGGACGCGCTGGGAGGACTTCCACGCGGGCAAGCGCGTCTTCGGCCGCGACTGGACGGACGTGGACGGCCCCATCCAGGTGGGGCCGCTGTTCAACGCCCCCTCGTGCATGACCTGCCACGTGAAGGATGGACGCGGCCAGCCCCCCGCCTCCCCGAGCGAGACGCCCGTCTCCCTCGCGTTCCAGCTGAGCGGGCCAGACGGCCGTGGGCCGCATCCGGTATATGGCGCGCAGCTCGATGTTCGCCACGTCGACGGAACCGGCGCGGAAGGCAGCGTCGAGGTGACGTACGAAGAAGTCACCGGCCGGTTCGCCTCGGGCGAGACCTACGTCCTCCACCGGCCCCGCTACCGATTCACCCAGCTGTCGAAGGGGCCCCTCGGAGAGGAGACCCGCTTCTCTCCTCGCGTCGCGCCCGCGAACTTCGGCCTCGGCCTGCTCGAGGCCATCCCCGAGGCGGCGGTACTGGCCCACGAGGATTCCGAGGACCGTGACCAGAATGGCATCTCCGGCCGGGCCAACCGTGTGCGGGACGCGGCGACGGGACAGACGCGGATGGGGCGCTTCGGCTGGAAGGCCAACCAACCCACGCTGCACCAGCAGGTGGCACACGCGCTCGTCACCGACATGGGACTGACGACGGAGCTGTATCCCCGCGAGCAGGGACGCGAGGCCAGCGAGGCCGCCCCACCCGAGGTCAGCCCCAAGGAACTGGACGCGCTGCTCATCTACGCGCGATTGGTCGCCGTGCCCAAGCGCCGGGACTGGGAAGCCGCCGACGTCCTGCGCGGCAAGGCGGTGTTCGGCGCCATCGGCTGCGCGGGGTGCCACGTGGCCACCGTCTTCGAGACGGAAGGTGTGCCCGGCTTCCCCGAACTGTCCGGCCAGCGCATCCGCCCCTACACGGACCTGCTGCTCCACGACATGGGCGAAGGGCTCGCGGATGACCGTCCGGACGGGCTCGCCACCGGCACCGAGTGGCGCACCCCGCCGCTGTGGGGCGTGGGCCTCGTGAAAGCGGTGAACGGCCATACCCGCTTCCTGCATGACGGGCGGGCTCGCGACCTGGAAGAGGCCGTGCTGTGGCATGGCGGCGAGGCCGCGCCAGCCCAGGAGCGCTACACGCGCCTGCCGCTCCTGGACCGGCAGGCGCTGCTCGCGTTCCTCAACTCACTCTGA
- a CDS encoding DUF418 domain-containing protein, whose protein sequence is MSQSGSPVADDLPVARPVDASERVVLLDALRGFALWGVFVSNSLMWLSGRAFMPREAASALDAPLLEQVIGAIYQLFVTQKFISIFSFLFGLGFALQFTRAESRGVSAAPLYRRRLLMLFGIGLAHALLLWTGDILHTYAMVGFLLMAFRARSNRTVLFWALGLVTVMPFLVPAAIRYTPILLHGAEAAAEAAKASQARDMALRADTLVALSSESFWTAQVGNARFFLENLGGGFRRVLWMSLILGRFLLGLLAGRLLVLQDVERHRALLRRILGWGLSVGLVLNGGGLLLFRLRKAGVLEWDPKGPWMMIVNGFQEPGYIAMGAAYVAAFALLFQRERWSRWLGVLSPVGRMALTNYLMQSAVSIWIYDGWGLGFIGKLPPSRIVVICCVIFAAQVVLSRLWLARFRFGPAEWLWRSLTYGRVQPMRRLAGDGGVPGVSAP, encoded by the coding sequence ATGTCCCAATCTGGTTCTCCCGTGGCGGACGACCTGCCCGTGGCGCGTCCGGTGGATGCCTCCGAGCGAGTCGTCTTGCTGGACGCCCTCCGTGGCTTCGCGCTCTGGGGCGTCTTCGTGTCCAACAGCCTCATGTGGCTGAGTGGACGGGCCTTCATGCCCCGTGAGGCTGCGTCCGCGCTGGATGCCCCCCTGCTGGAGCAGGTGATTGGCGCCATCTATCAGCTCTTCGTGACGCAGAAGTTCATCTCCATCTTCTCGTTCCTCTTCGGCCTGGGCTTCGCACTCCAGTTCACGCGGGCCGAGTCACGGGGCGTCTCCGCCGCGCCGCTCTACCGCCGGCGGCTGCTGATGCTCTTCGGCATCGGCCTGGCGCACGCCCTTCTGTTGTGGACGGGCGATATCCTCCACACCTACGCGATGGTGGGCTTCCTGCTGATGGCCTTCCGGGCCCGCTCCAACCGCACGGTGCTGTTCTGGGCGCTGGGGCTCGTCACCGTGATGCCGTTCCTGGTGCCCGCCGCCATTCGCTACACGCCCATCCTGCTGCACGGCGCGGAGGCCGCGGCCGAGGCCGCGAAGGCCAGTCAGGCCCGGGATATGGCCTTGAGAGCCGACACCCTGGTGGCGTTGTCGAGCGAGTCGTTCTGGACGGCGCAGGTGGGCAACGCACGCTTCTTCCTGGAGAACCTCGGCGGCGGCTTCCGGCGCGTGCTCTGGATGAGCCTCATCCTGGGGCGCTTCCTGCTGGGGTTGCTTGCGGGGCGTCTGCTCGTGTTGCAGGACGTGGAGCGTCACCGGGCGTTGCTGCGCCGGATTCTCGGCTGGGGGTTGAGCGTGGGCCTCGTCCTCAATGGCGGTGGGTTGCTGCTGTTCCGCCTGCGCAAAGCCGGCGTGCTGGAGTGGGACCCGAAGGGGCCCTGGATGATGATCGTCAACGGCTTCCAGGAGCCCGGCTACATCGCCATGGGCGCGGCATATGTCGCGGCCTTCGCGCTGCTCTTCCAGCGGGAGCGCTGGAGCCGCTGGCTGGGCGTGCTGTCGCCCGTGGGTCGCATGGCCCTGACGAACTACCTGATGCAGTCCGCGGTGAGCATCTGGATTTATGACGGCTGGGGCCTGGGCTTCATCGGCAAGCTGCCGCCGTCGCGCATCGTCGTCATCTGCTGCGTCATCTTCGCGGCGCAGGTGGTGCTCAGCCGTCTGTGGTTGGCGCGCTTCCGCTTCGGTCCCGCGGAGTGGCTGTGGCGCTCGCTCACGTATGGAAGGGTCCAACCCATGCGGCGGCTCGCTGGCGACGGAGGTGTCCCCGGCGTCAGCGCTCCTTGA
- a CDS encoding amidohydrolase: MKISPLLSLLLISLAAPGGLALAAETPPVLGGLDAIYPELDALYRDLHQTPELSNQEAKTAAKLAGRLRKLGFEVTSKVGGHGVVALLRNGQGPTVMLRADMDALPVEEKTGLPYASKQKAKDAAGATHPAMHACGHDVHMTSLLGTATLLARSKDRWRGTLLLVGQPAEEVGAGARQMLQDGLFKRFPKPDFAVALHVNTAAAGTVEFTPGYAMASVDSVEVTLHGKGGHGAYPHTTVDPVVMAARVVLSLQTLVSREKNPLEPAVVTVGSIHGGAKHNIIPDDVKLHLSVRSYKPEVRKALLDGIERIAKAEAMASGAPRPPDIAITEGTPSTFNDPALTRRLVGAVSRVLGEKNLQEAPPVMGGEDFSEYGRAGVPAVMLWLGSTEPRQYAQAMAAGTALPSMHSPLFAPDRERTLRTGVTTLTTAALELLDKP, translated from the coding sequence GTGAAGATTTCCCCCCTGCTTTCCCTGCTGCTCATCTCCCTGGCCGCGCCCGGCGGCCTCGCGCTCGCCGCGGAGACGCCGCCCGTCCTGGGTGGACTCGACGCCATCTACCCAGAGCTCGACGCGCTCTACCGCGACCTGCACCAGACGCCGGAGTTGTCCAACCAGGAAGCCAAGACGGCGGCGAAGCTGGCCGGCCGGCTGCGCAAGCTCGGCTTCGAAGTGACGTCCAAGGTGGGCGGGCACGGCGTCGTGGCCCTGCTCCGCAACGGCCAGGGCCCCACGGTGATGCTGCGCGCGGACATGGACGCGCTGCCCGTGGAGGAGAAGACGGGCCTGCCCTATGCGAGCAAGCAGAAGGCGAAGGACGCCGCGGGCGCGACCCACCCGGCCATGCACGCGTGTGGCCATGACGTGCACATGACGTCGTTGTTGGGGACGGCCACGCTGCTGGCCCGCTCGAAGGACCGGTGGCGAGGCACACTGCTGCTGGTGGGTCAGCCGGCGGAAGAGGTGGGCGCGGGCGCCCGGCAGATGCTCCAGGACGGCCTCTTCAAGCGATTCCCCAAGCCGGACTTCGCGGTGGCGCTCCACGTCAACACCGCCGCGGCGGGCACGGTGGAGTTCACCCCCGGGTATGCGATGGCGAGCGTGGACAGCGTTGAAGTCACCCTGCATGGCAAGGGGGGACATGGCGCCTATCCCCACACCACCGTGGACCCGGTCGTGATGGCGGCGCGCGTCGTGCTGTCACTCCAGACGCTCGTCAGCCGCGAGAAGAACCCGCTGGAGCCCGCGGTGGTGACGGTCGGCTCCATTCATGGCGGCGCCAAGCACAACATCATCCCTGATGACGTGAAGCTCCACCTCTCCGTGCGCTCGTACAAGCCCGAGGTCCGCAAGGCCCTGCTGGACGGCATCGAGCGCATCGCCAAGGCGGAGGCCATGGCCTCCGGCGCGCCCCGTCCACCCGACATCGCCATCACCGAGGGCACGCCCTCCACCTTCAACGACCCCGCCCTCACCCGGCGGCTGGTGGGCGCGGTGTCCCGCGTCCTGGGCGAGAAGAACCTCCAGGAGGCGCCTCCCGTCATGGGCGGCGAGGACTTCTCCGAGTACGGGCGCGCGGGCGTTCCCGCCGTGATGCTCTGGCTCGGCTCCACCGAGCCGCGGCAATACGCCCAGGCGATGGCCGCGGGGACCGCGTTGCCTTCGATGCATTCGCCCCTCTTCGCGCCGGACCGCGAGCGCACGCTGCGCACGGGCGTCACCACGCTGACCACCGCCGCCCTGGAGCTGCTCGACAAGCCGTGA